From Cellulosimicrobium sp. ES-005, one genomic window encodes:
- a CDS encoding cytochrome ubiquinol oxidase subunit I has translation MEALDLARWQFAITTVYHFIFVPLTIGLSPLVAIMQTAWVRTGNERWLRLTKFFGKLLLINFALGVVTGIVQEFQFGMNWSEYSRFVGDVFGAPLAMEALAAFFIESTFLGLWIFGWDRLNKKVHLACIWAVAIATNLSAFFILAANSWMQHPVGAIFNPETGRAEMNDIGAVLTNNTLWAAFPHQITATFLTAGTFVTGIAAWWMVRLVRTKKAENVELARDVYRPAVTLGVIAMLVGGIGVAVSGDVQGKIMYEQQPGKMSSAEALCQGQEGAAFSILTIGDLSNSCENVTHLIEIPGLASYLGTGHFSGPESYLPGVEDVQEQMTERYGDVTAAGDPVTYTPNLAMTYWSFRLMIGMAAGSVLLALMALWLTRKGRVTDNVWFARVGLVAIPMPFLANSFGWIFTEMGRQPWVVAPNPTGIDQIRLLTERGVSTVVSPGVVLTSMIVFTLVYGALAAVWFTLMRRYAIEGVPLVVHDESPEAQEPPDDGTEAADRPLSFAY, from the coding sequence GTGGAAGCCCTGGATCTCGCCCGGTGGCAGTTCGCCATCACGACCGTCTACCACTTCATCTTCGTCCCGCTGACGATCGGCCTGTCGCCCCTCGTCGCGATCATGCAGACGGCCTGGGTGCGCACCGGCAACGAGCGGTGGCTGCGCCTGACCAAGTTCTTCGGCAAGCTCCTGCTCATCAACTTCGCGCTCGGCGTCGTGACCGGCATCGTGCAGGAGTTCCAGTTCGGCATGAACTGGAGCGAGTACTCGCGGTTCGTCGGCGACGTGTTCGGCGCGCCGCTCGCCATGGAGGCGCTCGCCGCGTTCTTCATCGAGTCGACGTTCCTGGGCCTGTGGATCTTCGGCTGGGACCGCCTCAACAAGAAGGTGCACCTGGCGTGCATCTGGGCGGTCGCGATCGCGACGAACCTCTCCGCGTTCTTCATCCTCGCCGCGAACTCGTGGATGCAGCACCCCGTGGGCGCGATCTTCAACCCCGAGACCGGGCGCGCCGAGATGAACGACATCGGCGCCGTCCTCACGAACAACACCCTGTGGGCCGCCTTCCCCCACCAGATCACGGCGACCTTCCTCACCGCGGGCACGTTCGTCACCGGCATCGCCGCGTGGTGGATGGTCCGGCTGGTCCGCACCAAGAAGGCCGAGAACGTCGAGCTCGCGCGCGACGTCTACCGCCCGGCCGTCACCCTCGGCGTCATCGCGATGCTCGTCGGCGGGATCGGCGTCGCCGTCTCCGGCGACGTCCAGGGCAAGATCATGTACGAGCAGCAGCCCGGAAAGATGTCCTCGGCCGAGGCGCTGTGCCAGGGGCAGGAGGGCGCCGCGTTCTCCATCCTCACGATCGGCGACCTGTCGAACTCGTGCGAGAACGTCACGCACCTCATCGAGATCCCCGGCCTCGCGTCGTACCTCGGCACGGGCCACTTCTCCGGCCCCGAGTCGTACCTGCCCGGCGTCGAGGACGTCCAGGAGCAGATGACCGAGCGCTACGGCGACGTCACGGCCGCCGGCGACCCCGTCACGTACACGCCGAACCTCGCGATGACCTACTGGTCCTTCCGGCTCATGATCGGCATGGCCGCCGGCTCCGTGCTCCTCGCGCTCATGGCGCTGTGGCTCACCCGCAAGGGCCGCGTCACCGACAACGTGTGGTTCGCGCGCGTCGGCCTCGTCGCCATCCCCATGCCGTTCCTCGCGAACTCCTTCGGCTGGATCTTCACCGAGATGGGCCGCCAGCCGTGGGTCGTCGCGCCGAACCCGACGGGCATCGACCAGATCCGCCTGCTCACCGAGCGGGGGGTGTCGACCGTGGTGAGCCCCGGCGTCGTGCTCACGTCGATGATCGTGTTCACGCTCGTCTACGGCGCGCTCGCCGCGGTCTGGTTCACGCTCATGCGCCGCTACGCGATCGAGGGCGTGCCGCTGGTGGTGCACGACGAGTCGCCCGAGGCGCAGGAGCCGCCCGACGACGGCACCGAGGCCGCAGACCGCCCGCTGTCCTTCGCGTACTGA
- a CDS encoding Rne/Rng family ribonuclease: protein MTLDSTSDSTPSESTADAAATQDRAESPTTTGRKPARRRATRSAAPPQTPAVPDGGATAPTDAPAAPADVAPAADVAPAPDTAEKKPARRSRRATRTTSAPVEPAPDAAEAPATTATDAAVAGAPVVAVEASGAEAAPEASAPKGRARTARRAQGGAKKAASAPADVPLDVLSEFGLSAPPAAEPAPATTGPDADALLGAPDAPRKGKRTRTTRTTAADDVAPEASAVEPAGPTEPAPDASEAPAEKKPARRSRRATSAAGAPTTKTPTTKAPTATVADAAPAATSDADAPAAEASAPPVEPDAPTSEEAPKKPARRSRRATSKAAPAEAAPAPQETAAPTSTATPAPTAAPEAPVSPAATGAGTSTPRLATTALLFQAPDPAAAPRRPRRAQSPAGPPRHVEPTPVAEEPPAAAGPRERREPAAAPVASERTEDVTVEIALTGEDAAAVEEIEAIESELVAEGIELPDDAFGPEDFADLDEGAPDGTEDQAASDDAESGPRRRRRRGGRGRRGRPDTGRDQDENDETPAEGDEPVDSGAAADADEPEHDAADAEPGEDEAGSSRRRRRRRRGGRGESGESSSTRSRPRERSLADEVTALKGSTRLEAKRQRRREGRDAGRRRQIITEAEFLARRESVERSMVVRERAGRTQIAVLEDGVLVEHYVSQQSQASMAGNVYLGRVQNVLPSMEAAFIDVGKGRNAVLYAGEVNWDAAGLEGQPRRIEQALKSGDSVLVQVTKDPIGHKGARLTSQITLAGRYLVFVPGGGMTGISRKLPDTERNRLKKILKEVVPDGAGVIVRTAAEGASEEELRADVERLRGQWEAIEKKSKTASAPALLQGEPDLAIRVVRDIFNDDFSSLVVEGDGAWSEISSYVEELAPDLRERVSKWTGTQDVFTVHRVDEQLAKGMDRKVWLPSGGSLVIDRTEAMTVVDVNTGKFTGSGGTLEETVTRNNLEAAEEIVRQLRLRDIGGIIVIDFIDMVLESNRDLVLRRLVECLGRDRTKHQVAEVTSLGLVQMTRKRVGQGLVEAFSETCEHCHGRGFIVHTDPIEKSGGNGRGGHDHGGGAATPAAAEEPAEAGRSRSRRKRGSGSGAAAAKDVPITLPQPAVPVLPEVTSEARAAVKATLATIAAAAAHAHEHEHDGADSAPVPGDEAHAEPGEE from the coding sequence GTGACGCTCGACAGCACCTCCGACAGCACCCCCTCAGAGTCGACGGCGGACGCCGCCGCGACCCAGGACCGGGCCGAGAGCCCGACCACCACCGGGCGCAAGCCCGCCCGCCGCCGCGCGACGCGCAGCGCCGCCCCGCCCCAGACGCCGGCCGTGCCGGACGGGGGCGCGACCGCCCCCACCGACGCCCCCGCGGCTCCCGCCGACGTGGCTCCCGCGGCCGACGTGGCCCCGGCTCCCGACACGGCCGAGAAGAAGCCCGCGCGCCGTTCGCGCCGCGCGACCCGCACGACGTCCGCGCCTGTCGAGCCCGCCCCGGACGCGGCCGAGGCCCCCGCGACGACCGCCACGGACGCGGCGGTGGCAGGCGCCCCCGTGGTCGCCGTCGAGGCGTCCGGCGCCGAGGCGGCACCGGAGGCGAGCGCGCCGAAGGGACGCGCGCGCACCGCGCGCCGCGCCCAGGGCGGCGCCAAGAAGGCTGCCTCCGCCCCGGCCGACGTCCCGCTCGACGTGCTCTCCGAGTTCGGGCTGAGCGCCCCGCCCGCCGCGGAGCCGGCACCCGCGACCACCGGCCCGGACGCGGACGCGCTGCTCGGCGCCCCCGACGCGCCCCGCAAGGGCAAGCGCACCCGGACGACGCGCACGACGGCCGCGGACGACGTCGCGCCCGAGGCCTCCGCGGTGGAGCCCGCCGGTCCGACCGAGCCCGCGCCGGACGCGTCCGAGGCTCCCGCGGAGAAGAAGCCCGCGCGCCGCTCGCGCCGCGCGACCTCCGCGGCCGGCGCCCCGACCACGAAGACCCCGACCACGAAGGCCCCGACCGCGACGGTCGCTGACGCGGCTCCGGCCGCGACGTCCGACGCCGACGCACCCGCGGCCGAGGCCTCCGCGCCGCCCGTCGAGCCGGACGCGCCGACCTCCGAGGAGGCGCCGAAGAAGCCCGCACGCCGCTCGCGCCGCGCCACCTCGAAGGCCGCCCCCGCCGAGGCCGCGCCCGCGCCGCAGGAGACGGCCGCGCCGACGTCGACCGCCACGCCGGCACCCACGGCCGCGCCCGAGGCGCCCGTCTCGCCCGCCGCCACCGGCGCCGGCACGAGCACGCCGCGCCTCGCGACGACCGCCCTGCTCTTCCAGGCGCCCGACCCCGCGGCCGCGCCGCGGCGTCCTCGCCGGGCCCAGAGCCCGGCCGGTCCGCCGCGCCACGTCGAGCCGACCCCCGTGGCCGAGGAGCCCCCCGCCGCGGCCGGACCGCGCGAGCGGAGGGAGCCCGCGGCGGCTCCGGTGGCGTCCGAGCGCACGGAGGACGTGACGGTCGAGATCGCCCTCACGGGCGAGGACGCCGCCGCCGTCGAGGAGATCGAGGCCATCGAGTCGGAGCTGGTCGCCGAGGGGATCGAGCTCCCCGACGACGCGTTCGGCCCGGAGGACTTCGCCGACCTGGACGAGGGCGCGCCCGACGGCACCGAGGACCAGGCCGCGTCCGACGACGCGGAGTCCGGTCCCCGGCGCCGCCGTCGCCGCGGTGGCCGCGGTCGCCGCGGTCGCCCGGACACCGGTCGCGACCAGGACGAGAACGACGAGACCCCCGCCGAGGGCGACGAGCCGGTCGACTCCGGCGCGGCCGCCGACGCCGACGAGCCCGAGCACGACGCTGCCGACGCCGAGCCCGGCGAGGACGAGGCGGGCAGCAGCCGCCGTCGGCGTCGCCGCCGCCGCGGTGGGCGGGGCGAGAGCGGCGAGAGCTCCTCGACGCGTTCGCGGCCGCGCGAGCGCAGCCTGGCCGACGAGGTCACGGCGCTCAAGGGCTCGACCCGCCTCGAGGCGAAGCGCCAGCGGCGCCGCGAGGGCCGCGACGCCGGTCGCCGCCGCCAGATCATCACCGAGGCGGAGTTCCTCGCGCGCCGCGAGTCGGTCGAGCGGTCGATGGTCGTGCGCGAGCGCGCGGGCCGCACGCAGATCGCCGTGCTCGAGGACGGCGTGCTCGTCGAGCACTACGTCTCCCAGCAGTCGCAGGCGTCCATGGCGGGCAACGTCTATCTGGGCCGCGTCCAGAACGTGCTGCCCAGCATGGAGGCCGCGTTCATCGACGTCGGCAAGGGCCGCAACGCGGTGCTGTACGCGGGCGAGGTCAACTGGGACGCGGCAGGGCTCGAGGGCCAGCCGCGACGCATCGAGCAGGCGCTCAAGTCGGGCGACTCCGTGCTCGTGCAGGTGACCAAGGACCCGATCGGGCACAAGGGCGCGCGTCTCACGTCGCAGATCACGCTCGCGGGCCGCTACCTCGTGTTCGTCCCGGGCGGCGGCATGACGGGCATCAGCCGCAAGCTCCCGGACACCGAGCGCAACCGCCTGAAGAAGATCCTCAAGGAGGTCGTGCCCGACGGCGCGGGCGTCATCGTGCGCACCGCGGCCGAGGGGGCGAGCGAGGAGGAGCTGCGCGCCGACGTCGAGCGCCTGCGCGGCCAGTGGGAGGCCATCGAGAAGAAGTCGAAGACGGCGTCGGCCCCCGCCCTGCTCCAGGGCGAGCCCGACCTCGCGATCCGCGTGGTCCGCGACATCTTCAACGACGACTTCAGCTCGCTCGTCGTCGAGGGCGACGGGGCGTGGAGCGAGATCTCCTCGTACGTCGAGGAGCTCGCCCCCGACCTGCGCGAGCGCGTCTCGAAGTGGACGGGCACGCAGGACGTCTTCACGGTCCACCGGGTCGACGAGCAGCTCGCCAAGGGCATGGACCGCAAGGTCTGGCTGCCCTCCGGCGGCTCGCTCGTCATCGACCGCACCGAGGCGATGACCGTCGTCGACGTCAACACGGGCAAGTTCACCGGCTCGGGGGGCACGCTCGAGGAGACGGTGACGCGCAACAACCTGGAGGCGGCCGAGGAGATCGTGCGCCAGCTCCGGCTGCGCGACATCGGCGGCATCATCGTCATCGACTTCATCGACATGGTGCTCGAGTCGAACCGCGATCTCGTGCTGCGTCGTCTCGTCGAGTGCCTGGGCCGCGACCGCACCAAGCACCAGGTCGCCGAGGTCACGTCGCTCGGGCTCGTGCAGATGACGCGCAAGCGCGTCGGCCAGGGCCTGGTCGAGGCGTTCAGCGAGACGTGCGAGCACTGCCACGGGCGCGGGTTCATCGTGCACACCGACCCGATCGAGAAGTCCGGCGGCAACGGCCGCGGGGGGCACGACCACGGCGGTGGCGCCGCCACCCCGGCTGCCGCCGAGGAGCCGGCCGAGGCCGGCCGCTCGCGGTCTCGCCGCAAGCGCGGCTCGGGCTCGGGTGCCGCGGCGGCCAAGGACGTCCCGATCACGCTCCCGCAGCCGGCGGTACCGGTCCTGCCGGAGGTGACGTCCGAGGCCCGCGCGGCCGTGAAGGCCACGCTCGCCACGATCGCGGCGGCGGCGGCGCACGCCCACGAGCACGAGCACGACGGCGCGGACTCCGCGCCGGTCCCGGGCGACGAGGCGCACGCGGAGCCCGGCGAGGAGTGA
- a CDS encoding GNAT family protein, translated as MTGTAPGGVPLYAAGARARLRGWRADDLAAYREWLRPVHEWHRWDGPYYPVPDDAASDAAVARLARAAAAQAARPGGLDDDGLPPRRVVVADEEDRLVGTCSWYWESAETQWARVGIGLYDPAVRGRGLGRDALGAWITYLFSVTDWVRLDLATWSGNAAMLGAGRALGLVEEGRFCDARVVDGARYDAVVLGVLRREWAARA; from the coding sequence GTGACGGGCACAGCGCCCGGCGGCGTGCCGCTGTACGCCGCCGGGGCGCGCGCCCGCCTGCGCGGGTGGCGCGCGGACGACCTCGCCGCGTACCGCGAGTGGCTGCGCCCGGTGCACGAGTGGCACCGGTGGGACGGCCCGTACTACCCGGTGCCCGACGACGCCGCGTCCGACGCGGCGGTCGCACGCCTCGCGCGCGCCGCCGCCGCGCAGGCCGCCCGCCCGGGCGGGCTGGACGACGACGGGCTCCCGCCCCGGCGCGTCGTCGTCGCCGACGAGGAGGACCGGCTCGTCGGGACGTGCTCCTGGTACTGGGAGTCCGCGGAGACGCAGTGGGCGCGCGTGGGGATCGGCCTGTACGACCCCGCGGTGCGCGGGCGCGGACTCGGTCGCGACGCGCTCGGCGCGTGGATCACGTACCTCTTCTCGGTGACCGACTGGGTCCGGCTCGACCTCGCGACGTGGTCCGGGAACGCCGCGATGCTGGGCGCCGGTCGAGCGCTCGGCCTCGTGGAGGAGGGCCGGTTCTGCGACGCCCGCGTCGTCGACGGCGCCCGGTACGACGCGGTCGTCCTGGGCGTCCTGCGCCGGGAGTGGGCCGCGCGGGCCTGA
- a CDS encoding 5'-nucleotidase — protein MGYDLSGRLVVGVASSALFDLTESDRVFRTQGEAAYRDFQERHRDDALAPGVAFGFVRRLLALNDLAPSADDPLVEVIVMSRNSPETGLRVMRSIRHHELDITRAVFRQGRSPHEFIRPLHVDLFLSADERSVRDAVDLGLPAGYVLDPTFADEAGDELRIAFDFDGVLADDSSERRFQDGGLASFREHEELNADVPLGRGPLRELLVGIHRVQVVERERHAADASYRPRVHVSLVTARSAPAHERAVATLSSWGVTVDDAFFLGGVDKDGVLEVLRPHIFFDDQRAVVEATRRVAPSVHVPYGELNRGILPADPAVDDRRTLPADAVPPAPTRREAATPPAPAAPAAEHDAEDEPARERAEEPTRPAGTGTRELPLVRSVPGIGGAGLVGIAAGATVAPVAEPAREAERRDPAPAPTAPAAPADGGAAAPPTASPEATGRPSGAEDPGSTGTTLLSRRDAGRAGAPDRVSVLGPAGEPKPLPVRPSSNGSARHH, from the coding sequence ATGGGTTACGACCTCTCGGGCCGCCTCGTCGTCGGCGTCGCCTCCTCCGCACTGTTCGACCTCACCGAGTCCGACCGCGTGTTCCGCACGCAGGGGGAGGCGGCGTACCGCGACTTCCAGGAGCGTCACCGCGACGACGCGCTGGCCCCGGGCGTCGCCTTCGGGTTCGTGCGCCGCCTGCTCGCGCTGAACGACCTGGCGCCGTCGGCCGACGACCCGCTCGTCGAGGTCATCGTCATGTCGCGCAACTCGCCGGAGACGGGCCTGCGCGTCATGCGCTCGATCCGGCACCACGAGCTCGACATCACGCGGGCCGTGTTCCGCCAGGGCCGCAGCCCGCACGAGTTCATCCGTCCGCTGCACGTGGACCTGTTCCTCTCGGCCGACGAGCGGTCCGTGCGCGACGCGGTCGACCTCGGCCTGCCGGCCGGGTACGTGCTGGACCCGACGTTCGCGGACGAGGCGGGCGACGAGCTGCGCATCGCGTTCGACTTCGACGGCGTCCTCGCGGACGACTCGTCGGAGCGCCGGTTCCAGGACGGCGGCCTCGCGTCGTTCCGCGAGCACGAGGAGCTCAACGCCGACGTCCCGCTCGGGCGCGGCCCGCTGCGCGAGCTCCTCGTGGGCATCCACCGGGTGCAGGTCGTCGAGCGGGAGCGGCACGCGGCCGACGCGTCGTACCGGCCGCGCGTGCACGTCTCCCTCGTCACGGCGCGCTCGGCCCCGGCCCACGAGCGCGCGGTCGCGACTCTGTCGTCGTGGGGCGTGACCGTCGACGACGCGTTCTTCCTCGGCGGCGTGGACAAGGACGGCGTCCTCGAGGTGCTGCGCCCGCACATCTTCTTCGACGACCAGCGCGCCGTCGTCGAGGCCACCCGCCGGGTCGCCCCGTCGGTGCACGTGCCGTACGGCGAGCTCAACCGGGGGATCCTGCCGGCAGACCCGGCGGTCGACGATCGGCGGACCCTTCCGGCGGACGCCGTGCCTCCTGCCCCGACGCGCCGCGAGGCCGCGACGCCGCCGGCCCCCGCTGCACCGGCGGCCGAGCACGACGCCGAGGACGAGCCGGCGCGGGAGCGCGCCGAGGAGCCGACCCGACCGGCGGGCACGGGTACGCGCGAGCTCCCGCTCGTGCGGTCGGTCCCGGGCATCGGTGGGGCGGGCCTCGTCGGAATCGCCGCCGGGGCCACCGTCGCGCCGGTCGCGGAGCCGGCGCGCGAGGCCGAGCGACGCGACCCGGCCCCCGCCCCGACGGCTCCGGCCGCCCCGGCGGACGGCGGGGCGGCCGCGCCTCCGACGGCGAGCCCGGAGGCCACAGGCCGCCCGTCCGGGGCCGAGGACCCGGGGTCCACGGGGACCACGCTGCTCAGCCGTCGCGACGCCGGTCGCGCGGGCGCGCCCGACCGCGTGTCGGTGCTCGGCCCGGCGGGGGAGCCCAAGCCGCTCCCCGTGCGTCCGTCGTCGAACGGATCGGCCCGGCACCACTGA
- a CDS encoding thymidine kinase: MSGAARVPDASRAGGRVEVVCGPMFAGKTEELLRRVRRAEVAGRRVEVVGHVLDTRRGTGTVSSHSGLAIPSRTAHDAADLARLVRDGGPLDLVAVDEAHFFGPDLVDVVQRLADDGLVVVVAGLDVTFDARPFEPLPTLAALAERVDKLTAVCAVCGEDAAFHVRVVPETTAEGGRPRDPLVPVAAHVGGAESYEARCRAHLPAAPWRAQAGGSSTSGTNE, translated from the coding sequence ATGAGCGGCGCCGCGCGAGTCCCGGACGCCTCCCGCGCGGGCGGGCGGGTCGAGGTGGTGTGCGGCCCGATGTTCGCGGGCAAGACCGAGGAGCTGCTCCGTCGGGTCCGCCGCGCCGAGGTCGCGGGGCGACGGGTCGAGGTCGTCGGTCATGTCCTCGACACCCGGCGCGGGACGGGCACGGTGAGCTCGCACTCCGGTCTGGCGATCCCGTCGCGGACCGCCCACGACGCGGCCGACCTCGCGCGCCTGGTGCGTGACGGCGGACCGCTCGACCTCGTCGCGGTCGACGAGGCCCACTTCTTCGGGCCCGACCTGGTCGACGTCGTGCAGCGCCTCGCGGACGACGGGCTCGTGGTCGTCGTCGCCGGTCTCGACGTGACGTTCGACGCACGCCCGTTCGAGCCGCTGCCCACGCTCGCCGCGCTCGCCGAGCGCGTCGACAAGCTCACCGCGGTGTGCGCGGTGTGCGGTGAGGACGCGGCGTTCCACGTGCGGGTGGTGCCGGAGACGACGGCGGAGGGCGGCAGGCCTCGCGACCCGCTGGTCCCCGTCGCCGCCCACGTCGGCGGGGCCGAGAGCTACGAGGCGCGCTGCCGGGCGCACCTGCCGGCGGCCCCGTGGCGGGCTCAGGCGGGCGGCTCCTCGACGAGCGGGACGAACGAGTAG
- a CDS encoding protein-L-isoaspartate O-methyltransferase: MRPVRPHDGVDGRGHDAVAAAMRAVDRRAFLPRAQRRWAGQDRPLAIGHGQTNSQPSTVAAMLRLLDVGPGARVLDVGAGSGWTTALLAVLVGPEGHVLGVERDPDLAAWGATNLATRRAPWARIVTASRGALGTPGERYDRILVSAAADALPQALVEQLAPGGRMVVPVRHTMVLVEAEPSEPGGVRLSEHGSYSFVPLVEEPPA; this comes from the coding sequence ATGCGCCCGGTACGCCCGCACGACGGGGTCGACGGTCGCGGGCACGACGCCGTCGCCGCCGCGATGCGCGCCGTCGACCGCCGCGCGTTCCTCCCTCGCGCGCAACGGCGCTGGGCGGGCCAGGACCGCCCGCTCGCGATCGGGCACGGCCAGACGAACTCGCAGCCGTCGACCGTCGCGGCGATGCTGCGGCTGCTGGACGTCGGCCCCGGGGCCCGGGTGCTCGACGTCGGGGCCGGCTCGGGATGGACGACGGCGCTGCTCGCCGTGCTCGTCGGCCCGGAGGGACACGTGCTGGGCGTCGAGCGCGACCCCGACCTCGCCGCGTGGGGGGCGACGAACCTCGCGACCCGCCGCGCCCCGTGGGCGCGCATCGTCACGGCGTCGCGCGGAGCGCTCGGCACGCCGGGCGAGCGGTACGACCGGATCCTCGTCTCCGCCGCGGCCGACGCGCTCCCCCAGGCCCTCGTGGAGCAGCTCGCGCCGGGCGGCCGGATGGTCGTCCCGGTCCGGCACACGATGGTGCTCGTCGAGGCCGAGCCGAGCGAGCCCGGTGGCGTCCGGCTCAGCGAGCACGGCTCCTACTCGTTCGTCCCGCTCGTCGAGGAGCCGCCCGCCTGA
- a CDS encoding dodecin family protein: protein MSGTVARITHISARSDTSFEDAVRIGVERAASTLRNVSGAWVKEQKVDIVDGRITTWQVVLEVTFVLE from the coding sequence ATGAGCGGCACGGTGGCACGGATCACGCACATCAGCGCGCGGTCGGACACGAGCTTCGAGGACGCCGTGAGGATCGGCGTCGAGCGCGCGGCGAGCACGCTGCGCAACGTCTCGGGCGCGTGGGTCAAGGAGCAGAAGGTCGACATCGTCGACGGGCGCATCACGACCTGGCAGGTCGTCCTCGAGGTCACGTTCGTCCTCGAGTAG
- the rplU gene encoding 50S ribosomal protein L21, which yields MSSNVVYAIVKAGGRQEKVSVGDIVVVDRVSAKVGESLELPALLLVDGEKVTTDAAKLAKVKVTAEVVRDEKGPKITILRYKNKTGYRRRQGHRQQLTRLKVTGIK from the coding sequence ATGAGCAGCAACGTGGTGTACGCGATCGTCAAGGCCGGTGGCCGGCAGGAGAAGGTTTCCGTCGGCGACATCGTCGTGGTGGACCGGGTGTCCGCCAAGGTCGGTGAGTCCCTCGAGCTGCCCGCTCTCCTGCTGGTGGACGGGGAGAAGGTGACCACCGACGCGGCGAAGCTCGCGAAGGTCAAGGTCACCGCCGAGGTCGTGCGGGACGAGAAGGGTCCGAAGATCACGATCCTGCGGTACAAGAACAAGACCGGTTACCGCCGTCGTCAGGGTCACCGCCAGCAGCTGACCCGCCTCAAGGTCACCGGCATCAAGTGA
- the rpmA gene encoding 50S ribosomal protein L27 has protein sequence MAHKKGASSSRNGRDSNAQRLGVKRFGGQVVKSGEIIVRQRGTHFHPGENVGRGKDDTLFALAAGAVQFGTRRGRKVIDIVAVEG, from the coding sequence ATGGCACACAAGAAGGGCGCGAGCTCCTCGCGCAACGGTCGCGACTCGAACGCCCAGCGCCTCGGCGTGAAGCGCTTCGGCGGTCAGGTCGTCAAGTCGGGCGAGATCATCGTTCGCCAGCGCGGCACGCACTTCCACCCCGGTGAGAACGTCGGGCGCGGCAAGGACGACACGCTGTTCGCCCTGGCCGCCGGTGCGGTCCAGTTCGGCACGCGTCGTGGCCGCAAGGTCATCGACATCGTCGCCGTCGAGGGCTGA
- the obgE gene encoding GTPase ObgE: MASFVDRVVLHVSGGNGGNGCASVRREKFKPLAGPDGGNGGDGGTVRLVVDAQTTTLLEYHHSPHRHATSGTQGMGDDRDGANGEDLVLRVPDGTVVKAADGTVLADLVGDGAEYVVAEGGRGGLGNAALSSPRRKAPGFALLGEPGEERDVVLELKTIADVALVGYPSAGKSSLVAAISAARPKIADYPFTTLVPNLGVVQAGSARFTVADVPGLIPGASEGKGLGLEFLRHIERTAVIVHVLDCATLEPGRDPISDLDVIEAELAAYAQDLDIEGGRVPLTERPRLVVLNKIDVPEARELADLVKPDLEARGLRVFEISTASHEGLRPLTYALAELVEKARAEAPAPEPTRVVLRPRAVDEAGFTVTRKGGATDYWFEVRGAKPERWVRQTDFSNDEAVGYLADRLARLGVEEKLFAAGAVGGDEVRIGTDANAVVFDWEPTLMTGSELLGGPRGSDNRLEERLRPTRSEKRREHHERMDAKAEARRELWTEREAGTWTDPDAD, translated from the coding sequence ATGGCCAGCTTCGTCGACCGTGTCGTCCTGCACGTCTCCGGCGGCAACGGCGGGAACGGGTGCGCCTCGGTCCGTCGCGAGAAGTTCAAGCCGCTCGCGGGCCCCGACGGCGGCAACGGCGGGGACGGCGGGACCGTGCGTCTCGTCGTCGACGCGCAGACCACCACGCTGCTGGAGTACCACCACTCGCCGCACCGGCACGCGACGTCGGGCACCCAGGGGATGGGTGACGACCGCGACGGGGCGAACGGCGAGGACCTCGTCCTGCGCGTGCCGGACGGGACCGTCGTCAAGGCGGCGGACGGGACCGTGCTGGCCGACCTCGTGGGCGACGGCGCGGAGTACGTCGTCGCCGAGGGCGGTCGCGGCGGGCTCGGCAACGCCGCGCTGTCGTCCCCGCGCCGCAAGGCGCCGGGCTTCGCCCTGCTGGGTGAGCCGGGCGAGGAGCGGGACGTCGTCCTCGAGCTCAAGACGATCGCCGACGTCGCACTCGTCGGGTACCCGAGCGCGGGCAAGTCCTCGCTCGTCGCCGCGATCTCGGCCGCGCGGCCCAAGATCGCCGACTACCCGTTCACGACGCTCGTGCCGAACCTCGGCGTCGTGCAGGCGGGCTCGGCACGCTTCACCGTCGCGGACGTCCCGGGCCTCATCCCGGGCGCGAGCGAGGGCAAGGGGCTCGGGCTGGAGTTCCTGCGCCACATCGAGCGCACCGCCGTGATCGTGCACGTCCTGGACTGCGCGACGCTCGAGCCCGGTCGCGACCCGATCAGCGACCTCGACGTCATCGAGGCGGAGCTCGCCGCCTACGCCCAGGACCTCGACATCGAGGGCGGCCGCGTGCCGCTCACCGAGCGCCCGCGGCTCGTCGTCCTCAACAAGATCGACGTCCCCGAGGCGCGCGAGCTCGCCGACCTCGTCAAGCCCGACCTCGAGGCGCGCGGCCTGCGCGTGTTCGAGATCTCGACGGCCAGCCACGAGGGCCTGCGCCCGCTGACGTACGCGCTCGCCGAGCTCGTCGAGAAGGCCCGGGCCGAGGCGCCTGCGCCCGAGCCGACGCGCGTCGTGCTGCGGCCCCGGGCCGTCGACGAGGCCGGGTTCACCGTCACGCGCAAGGGCGGGGCCACGGACTACTGGTTCGAGGTGCGCGGCGCCAAGCCCGAGCGCTGGGTGCGCCAGACGGACTTCAGCAACGACGAGGCCGTCGGCTACCTCGCCGACCGCCTCGCCCGCCTGGGCGTGGAGGAGAAGCTCTTCGCGGCCGGGGCCGTCGGGGGCGACGAGGTGCGCATCGGCACCGACGCCAACGCCGTCGTCTTCGACTGGGAGCCGACGCTCATGACCGGCTCGGAGCTGCTCGGCGGCCCGCGCGGCTCGGACAACCGCCTCGAGGAGCGCCTGCGCCCCACGCGCTCGGAGAAGCGTCGCGAGCACCACGAGCGCATGGACGCCAAGGCCGAGGCACGTCGCGAGCTGTGGACCGAGCGCGAGGCCGGCACCTGGACGGACCCCGACGCCGACTGA